A DNA window from Hydractinia symbiolongicarpus strain clone_291-10 chromosome 6, HSymV2.1, whole genome shotgun sequence contains the following coding sequences:
- the LOC130648208 gene encoding uncharacterized protein LOC130648208 — MLECHKFDIITLSETWLKNNQVLIDYVNIPGYQFEYKNRTDKRGGGVGMYIKDELIYKTRDDITKLDNSIEHVWIEVKGRNKNYSYLVGTFYQPSSIEREKKDWLERFDILLRHITAKWDGIIIITGDFNIDLLQGDKSTIELYQDTLMTYDLKQHITKPTRKSTSLIDHVISNIPEKVVSENVLLCDEISDHDAPHIVMNIKKDKFEKRYKFIRDEKQLNIDEYIIDIEKIPFSLIDTFDDPEDQLYVMNELILSCINSHAPLKRCKFTRPPAPWMKDPSIVSSKLKLDELRSELKSCDDREAKHEYVETRNKLKKAIKHSRRTFYQKALSSNRSKEVWKTIRTIIKPQFKQIRQNPDTINDYFNSIAIKLSNTNELNISPTMNDEAVPAMDLFDLRHATQEDVLKHLNSLRSDCSTGGDNIPAKFIKPVAAQLSPVLTKILNNCIDANVFPTCWKKSRICPVPKVPGASQLEDFRPISILPVLSKVYEKVILSQLCDFIDRYNIYASTQSGFRKGHSCITILLKLKDDILKAMQRGEVTLSVSADYSKAFDTVKYAVLINKLKKLQMSPAFINLISNYLSNRQQFVQIDDKKSDTLLIKYGVPQGSILGPILFNIYVSDLSLNSSCNSIQYADDTNLYIHFKLKEMDIATAKLQSDINQITTWSKINNLMFNSIKTKSIMYSTSQLSCINNLNFSNLFKFHSNGAEIERVSSLKILGITFDEHMTWSTHVNNIIRSSYATISTLKRLKRLAPFHVRKNLAEALILSKIDYGNLVYNNIPQYQMKRLQRVLNVAASFVLQRYASTNDVLVILKWLPVQERVNLSILKLAHKVLYDECSPEYLTLKWYKNGRSLRSDAENKNKLQSDTFRKTFMDCSSALFNDLPGNIRSVVNHKEFIKKVKLFLHDSALCKLLSK, encoded by the coding sequence ATGCTCGAATGTCATAAATTTGACATAATCACGTTGTccgagacatggttaaaaaataatcaggTATTGATTGATTATGTAAACATTCCAGGATACCAATTTGAATATAAAAACAGAACTGATAAACGAGGAGGTGGTGTTGGAATGTACATCAAGGACGAACTTATTTACAAAACTAGAGACGACATAACCAAACTCGACAATTCTATCGAACATGTCTGGATCGAAGTGAAaggtagaaataaaaattactcatATCTAGTTGGAACATTTTATCAGCCATCTTCtatagaaagagaaaaaaaagattggCTAGAACGATTTGATATTCTTTTGCGTCACATCACCGCAAAATGGGACGGTATTATCATAATTACAGGTGACTTCAATATCGACTTATTACAAGGTGATAAATCCACAATCGAATTATATCAAGATACACTTATGACTTATgacctaaaacaacatattacaaaACCAACCCGAAAATCGACATCCCTTATTGATCATGTTATTAGTAATATACCGGAAAAGGTAGTTAGTGAGAACGTTTTATTGTGCGATGAAATTTCTGACCATGATGCCCCGCATATCGTTATGAATATCAAAAAGGATAAATTCGAAAAACGATACAAATTTATACGTGACGAGAAGCAGTTGAACATCGATGAATATATTATTGATATCGAGAAGATTCCTTTTTCCTTGATAGATACTTTTGATGATCCGGAAGATCAACTGTATGTTATGAATGAACTCATACTGTCCTGCATTAATAGCCATGCTCCTTTGAAAAGGTGTAAATTTACACGACCACCAGCTCCCTGGATGAAGGACCCATCCATTGTATCGTCGAAACTGAAACTTGATGAACTTCGTAGTGAATTAAAATCTTGTGATGACAGAGAGGCTAAACATGAGTATGTTGAAACGAGAAATAAATTGAAGAAGGCTATCAAACACTCTAGAAGAACCTTCTATCAAAAGGCTTTATCAAGTAACCGTTCAAAGGAAGTATGGAAAACCATAAGAACTATTATTAAACCACAGTTCAAACAAATCAGGCAGAATCCCGATACCATCAATGATTATTTCAATTCCATTGCAATAAAGTTAAGCAATACAAATGAGTTAAACATTTCTCCCACCATGAATGATGAGGCTGTACCGGCAATGGATTTATTTGACCTTCGTCACGCTACCCAAGAGGATGTTCTCAAACATTTGAATTCATTGAGAAGTGATTGCTCTACTGGTGGTGATAACATACCAGCGAAATTCATAAAACCAGTCGCAGCCCAATTGTCGCCAGTCCTAACAAAGATTTTGAATAACTGCATCGATGCAAACGTATTTCCAACATGCTGGAAGAAATCACGTATCTGTCCGGTACCTAAAGTTCCAGGTGCTTCACAACTAGAAGATTTTCGTCCAATATCAATACTTCCTGTACTGTCGAAAGTATATGAGAAAGTCATTTTATCACAGCTTTGTGACTTCATTGATAGATATAACATTTACGCTTCAACTCAATCTGGTTTTCGCAAAGGTCACTCGTGCATCACGATACTCTTAAAATTAAAGGACGACATTTTGAAGGCTATGCAAAGAGGTGAAGTAACTTTATCAGTGTCAGCAGATTACTCCAAAGCATTTGATACTGTGAAATATGCCGTTCTGATTAATAAGTTGAAGAAACTCCAAATGTCTCCTGCATTCATCAATTTGATCTCTAACTATTTGTCAAATCGCCAGCAGTTTGTGCAAATTGATGACAAAAAATCGGACACCTTGCTGATCAAATACGGTGTTCCCCAGGGATCTATTCTTGGTCCGATCTTGTTCAACATCTATGTCTCTGACCTATCGTTGAATTCGTCGTGTAATTCTATCCAGTACGCAGATGACACAAATCTTTACATACACTTCAAACTAAAAGAAATGGATATCGCAACAGCAAAGCTTCAAAGTGACATTAACCAAATAACAACATGGTCAAAGATAAACAATCTGATGTTTAATTCCATAAAGACAAAATCAATTATGTACTCGACAAGCCAGTTAAGctgtataaacaatttaaacttcAGTAACTTATTCAAATTCCATAGTAATGGTGCTGAGATTGAGCGGGTATCCTCTCTCAAAATACTGGGCATAACATTCGATGAACATATGACGTGGTCTACACATGTGAATAACATCATTAGATCATCATACGCTACGATTTCGACATTaaagcgattgaaacgtttggcACCTTTTCACGTGAGAAAGAATCTCGCTGAAGCACTGATATTATCAAAGATAGACTACGGAAATCTTGTCTATAATAATATTCCACAATATCAAATGAAAAGGTTACAAAGAGTTCTAAATGTCGCTGCCAGCTTTGTTCTTCAGAGATATGCTTCCACTAACGATGTGTTAGTAATACTGAAATGGCTGCCAGTGCAAGAGCGTGTAAATTTATCGATACTAAAACTGGCACACAAGGTGTTGTATGACGAATGCTCACCTGAATACCTTACACTGAAATGGTACAAAAATGGTCGAAGCCTGCGATCTGatgcagaaaacaaaaataaactacaaAGCGACACATTCCGAAAAACGTTTATGGATTGCTCATCAGCGTTGTTTAATGATCTTCCTGGCAATATTCGTTCCGTTGTCAACCATaaagaatttatcaaaaaagtcaaattatttttacacgatAGTGCTTTGTGCAAACTTTTATCCAAATAA